From one Malus sylvestris chromosome 1, drMalSylv7.2, whole genome shotgun sequence genomic stretch:
- the LOC126633199 gene encoding uncharacterized protein LOC126633199 — MAKKLEKKENPKFFVQEPWPFSHFQTIFLVNLDHKWTYSRFSRRRQVQCTRGGAWARVDRHFRRRVGARPASGRRVVSTYVFVSSSRLISYIYTLGKTYSEDFRGQARLGGYDPAT; from the exons ATGGCTAAG aaactcgagaagaaggagaacccgaagtttttcgTACAAGAACCGTGGCCATTTAgtcattttcaaaccatttttctgGTCAACCTCGACCACAAATGGACTTATTCTAG ATTTTCGCGAAGAAGGCAAGTACAGTGTACTCGCGGGGGGGCGTGGGCGCGCGTGGACCGCCACTTTaggcggcgcgtgggggcgcgtccgGCATCCGGCCGGCGCGTGGTTAGTACGTACGTGTTTGTGTCGTCAAGTAGAttgatttcatatatttataccctag ggaaAACTTATTCCGAGGATTttcgaggccaagctaggctcgggggctacgacccagcGACGTaa